TAAGCACTATTAAGCCCTTGAGAGTTTCTTCAATTCACAATGTTGATGGTCACTTTTAAGGAAAATAATTACAGAGTCgcataatagataaaaaaacaagagtttatatctttaatattcacattcttttcttaaatatttcatGTATCAAAATCTTGGCAAGAACTTTTTTATCCGTAGAAGTGATACTAAGCTTGATGACGACCGACTTAAGTGAGCTAATGCTTCATGACCACAGCAAAGAAGCATTCCCGTAATTGCCTGCCATAAGATCCTTTAAAGAAGGAAGCAAGTGAACCTTTTTCACAATACCTGAAAGATGATCCTTCCATCCATAAATTAAGAAAGCAAGTTACCAACGCGTTTTCATACCTTTTTCTCTTATAAAGCTACTATAAAGATATtctcagaaaaaagaaagctaCTATAAAGAAGGGAGAATGAAAAGCCTAAAAggtaaaaggaaagaaagaaaaaaaggacaAGAGACAAATCtagttgaataaaataaaacagtGGCTTTCATACCCAGGAGTCTAAATAATCGAGTGAATTTAGTGGCACCTTTATGAGACCGTTTCTAGTTTCTACTTGCTAATTGCTACTTTAATTATGTGGCAGAACACTATTTACATATTAACTAAATTCAGGTCTTTCAAAAAGTTTATAGATATTTCAGGCGTCAACAGGTTACAGAAATTTTAAGCATTTCTTGGACATTTTTAATAGGAAACAGCCTAAAGAGTATGAACAAAAGCTTTATAGTACAGGAGAAGTCAAATATGGATATTCATAGAGTTGGAAGATACAGAGCtagaactaaaatttaaaattttgggACTAAAATGAGGGTAAAGCCTAAAAACGTAAAGATGCAAAAAAAATGGACAAACTTGCGCCTCATGGCTTGCTTCATTTGATGATAAGAAATGTATAACAGGATGGTCTCTTGTTGGCTTAGGCTTTAGCCTCTTGCTGTaaccaaaaagaagaaaaataaaagagacaACTTGTATTTTCGTTAAAGAATATCCAAACTTAGAAAAGGCAGATTCTTACTGTGAACGGAAAATTCATGTCATGCTCGAGACCAGGCAGATAGAACTGAGAGGGcgacaaataaaattttcaagaataaGCGCATAAGTGTcatctcatactaacaaagcAGACTGAACATTCCTGGTACCTGGCCCGGAACCTCAACCAAACCACAAAGATTGGTTCAGGTCCCGATTACAGGGTAATGTAACCAGAACTGGGATCCAGGCTACTCGGTAGTTGGCACCAAATCGAGTACCTACATTGATACAAATTGTTGTAAAACACTGCACTACTGTTACTACTGAAATTTGAAATGTAACATTCTAATATGTCCACAAATGTTCCTCCTGACGGAAGGAGGCCTGGGTGGCACGAAATTTATGAAACAAACTTTTCTCCTAGCATTGGTATGGAGCATGCAGTTCACAAAAGGCTAACAATATTCAATATTTGAGAGAAAAACTATCTACAtattggaaagaaaagaaagcaaagcAAGAGGAAAGCTTCAACTGTCACAATGTAGAATTTCTGCTACCACTACAGGatcaaaacagaaaaaacTACAATTGGTTACTCAGTACGCCTAGTTCAGCTCAATAGTCCAGTTCATCCTGTCTTCTGTAAGGCCCATCTGTAATCTGGTAAGCACAGTATACAGCTGTTGTGAAACAGCACCAAAGCCGCTTTCTCCATAAGACACCCtgcaaggaaagaaaaatgtCATCTTCACTGCTCTCAAAATAAGCTATGCAAAAAGCTCCTGTCACCTCTTATGCAAGGAGAATGACTACAGCAGATTCTTTTTCCAATATTtgatatcaaaatttaatttaggaCACAATATATGGCCAGAAATCACTGATACCTTCTACCCATATAAGTGATGCTGCCCACAGGTGACACAACCACAGCTGTCCCAGTACAGAAAACTTCATCAGCATCAAGCAATTCATCCACTGCCACTGGTCGTTCTTCAACCTGCAGTTTATCATATCAATATTTGGACATGGAATAATTCAATCACTAGTCTGCTGTCCTGCTGCAGAAATATCATGTAACAACTGATGTGAACTAATACAATAACAATACTATCCAGATGTTTTACTGTTTGGAAAATATAGTCATGCAACAAAACCAACAAAGACAACTAAGATATCCAAGTCCTATCATCACGATATTATCGCTGTCTCTATGTTAAGCTGGGATTTCCTTTTGAAGAAGTAAATACAAGAAAAGATTAGAAGAGATGTTGAAATAAGATAAAGTGAAAGGACATGTCGGAAACCCAAGAGCAACTAATATTTGTTATGTTATACATTTGTAACCCCCATTCAAGGAGTTGTATTCATAAGTTGCATTGCAGTTAAATGAATTCCACTTATTTAAGCATATGATCTATTGACTAAAACCTTCAGGTCTTTCATCCTAAGGAAATGTAATATCAATGGCGGTTTTGCCTCAACTTTTACCTCTAAATTGGAGAGTTAAATACTCCCAGGACTAGCCATGTTCAAATCATTAACAATAAAAAGCTTTTTCGTTAATTGACAAGGATGGCTGatgcaaattcataaaaatatccTTATGTCTAAACTCTGATACTAGAGCAAGTAATACTGGTTAAGTGCCCTTTAAGGTGTGCAAAAAAAGGGTCATGCAAGGGGGAAGTAGTGTACTATAAGAACTAGTCTCTCCCTCTTCTGCTTTCTTATTCGTTCTTCTGTTCTTTCTTTACAATATTGTCTTTGACCAAAGAGAACTCTTTCGAAGTAATGACTGAAGATTGAAGAAAAAGTTTTGGAATAAGTTGGATATTTGTGAAAGTAAGGGATGTGGAGAAGAAGATGAGTTGACAGGTGAAATTCGCTGAGTTGTTTGCCATTTGGCTCTTTACATGGAGAAATTTTGGAAGGAACCCGTACACATCAGTGTACCCTGTTAGAATTAAAACTTTACAACTATTAGAGTTAATTTTCCGTACTTTTAGGACTTGATGGGGAAAAAGTAAGACATTTCGAATTTGATTGCAAAAAGAGCCCAACTCTTGAGACTCTTGGTGTCATTATCCCATGTACCAATAATGAAACTGTAAAAGAGACTGGCTCTGGTACTAAAAGTAAATGCCAATAATATTTTCCGTAAGAAAAGGTAAATAGACCAAGAATTTCCATATTTTCCATCCCTTATCAATCATATTAAGAATATGTGCCTAACTTAAATTATTGCAAAATGCAACTGCCTGATGAAAAATCAAGATAGCAGTTCTCCAGTATCACACAATACATTTGTTCTCTTTCGCTAATAAATGGGTACCTGGAATCCTTGGCTTCGAGCAACATCAATTATACTCTTCCTTGTAATGCCAGGCAGGATGGTCCCTTTTACTGCAGGAGTGGAGATAACCTTGTCCTAAAAGTAGAGTAAATGGGAGAAAATTAGCTCCAAGCACCTTGAGAAACATAATGCTtagaattaaaacaaataaaattatttgatccGTTAGTTTTCACCAAGTCAATGATGTAGTTATGGGATCATAGgacaaaggaaaaaaataataataataataataataataagccTCGATGGAAGATGAGCTGCTAGCACATTTTAGAAGCAATACATGTAAAGAAGCCAAGCTTTCTTGCAACCAAGCCATGAAGACAATGACGTGCAAGTACACACAAAACTGCAACACTATCATAGGGATCCTTCAGCAATAATTAGTAGCAAGGGAAAGCCTCTAGATGGAAATGTCATAACTTTTGGAGGACAAAACGGCACTTCTTGTTTCATTACAGTTTCATAAATAGCTATAATTCTACAAAACTTAAAACAGTTACAGGTATGAATCTGccagtaaaaaataatttccaGAAATTTATGCTTCTGTATGTGCCTTCATGTCATTGACATGGAATAACACCCTGGTCAAGGAACTTTAGCTTTCAATAACaacattgataaataaattccCATGACAATACATATAAATAGATTTTGttaacaaagaaaaacttaaagcAGCATGCAGAGTTTTAGTTGATAATTGGCATTGCACCCAGATATCCGTACGCACAAATGAAGCATTATCTAGATCTAAGCTCCAATAATTGAAAGACAGCAAAACAGTGAGTAATCCTTATGAAACTCagattgtcaatattagagtgTGGAAAAGTTCGTTGGAACAGCAATACCACTTCTGACTAGAGCTTGTGTCCCAATGTATAGCTTTCTCAACATTTAGCATTATCACAGCTGCTGATTACTGTTGGTTGATGGCATTAGACAAGCCGTATAAGCAAAAAACTGGCAGCAAGTGCACTTGCTAAATGGAACGTTTAGTAGGGGCCAACagttttatgattaaaaatggaaaatttaAAGTGCTTGTGCTGCGCAGCTTTAAATGGTGGGGCAAAGTAATTACTATACTTATGTgcaatttcaaaagcaagatGAAGCAAACAGTATCATATTGACAAAACTTGATTCCATAAATGAAAGCAGATATGAATGCTAAatgattcttctttttcctataAATCAACAATGACAGACACCTCGAGCAGAAAAGACATATTTATACTTAAGGAGCTAGTTCCTTATTCATAATAccttaacaataaaaatattgcaaGATGAGACCTCCTCCAGATATTTCTTGTGTACACAATCGAGATATAGAACATCAGAATATCCTTTGGCTTTTGCAACTGATTGTGCCTTGAGAACCTATGAATaacaatccaataattaaaaagagatGTTAGATACTATAAAGTTGTAATCACTTTTCAgaatttcttttccaaaacACAGCTTCAAATGAAATTCATTCATTCTGATACTACTCCGCTAACAAATTTAAACTTCAGCTTCTTGTTTATAAACAGATGGCACCATATCTACATCAGTGAAGGGCTCGAAACCATATGAAATCCCATTTCTAGAATTAAATCTAATGCATAACTGTCTCAGAAAAGATAAACACTTCGACAAGGAACTTACTGCAGCATAATTCCCTATAGTCTTAACACTTCCAGTACCACCAGGAGTTGCTCGGTGCAATTCATGCTCAACAATCAAATTAATTGCAGCCACACCTTCCTGGcatcaaaattacaaaagaGGCCACAGTGAATACAATTGGAGGAATTAACAACAAGAATCATGTAAACCAAAAAACACTTGGGACTTTCTCCGAGGTTTTTTATTTCTAGGGCTTAAGCTTTCTCTTCCTCTAATCTTTAGCCTACTAGTTTGCTTTATAATTTCacattttagaaaagaataatttaaatggAGCATTTTTCACTTAATAATATGCATCTAACATGTATTACAATAACAGACACTCCCATTAATCCTCTACTGTCTATCTAACAGTAACTAAAGGCATCTCGCACAtagtgttttttattttttctgttgAAGACATATCCCTTCATAGTGTGGGAGGCATGTTAGGAATGTGCACAAGTTCACCATTGTATATACACTTCTTAGAAGTTTGTCAATGCGTCATTGACAAACAAAAACATTTGTTTCCTACGTGCCATTATGCATATCAGCACATGCACACAGTTATAAATTAGTACGAATGATTTCTGTCACATAGGCTCCATAACAAACAGGAACAATTTAATCACATTCACCATTAGCTCACAAATCACAGAGGTCATCTTGCTTAATGTTCAGTTCAATTGcttgttcaaagaaaaagaacatattaaaaactttttcTATAGcattgttttcaattaatagaATGTAACTCCCATACGAATGAGAAGTTGTAACCCAATGGCACCAAGGATTTACAAACAAAcattaggaaaaagaaaagtactcttaatgtatgtatatatacttGCAATCACATATGCCACACATGCATGAATGTTTATTCAAGCaagatgataataaaaaagtaactAAAAACCAAGGTTATAGAAACAGGCACCATTACTAAAGTTGCAACCTAAGCCAATCGCACTATGCAAGAAGAACCAACAAACCTTAAAATAGTTTCCAACAGGTGAAACATAAATTAGAAAGGTATACTCAGGAGCAGGTGCAAGACCAAGGACTGCACCACTTCCCATCAACAATGGCCTGATATACAAGGAGCCTTTACCAGGAGGGGGGACCTGAAATGACACACTAAGAATATTATAATCTAGCTTATATGCCAATAACAAACACATTTAATACTCTATAAGTGTACTTTACCCAACGTTTGTTTGCTAAAACAGTTGCCTTCACAGCTTCAACAAACTGTTCAACAGTCGGTGATGGCATGCACATCCTTTCTGCACCTATTTTCATCCGCAAAGCATTTTCTTCAGGACGAAAGAGGAGAATATTACCATCTTCTTTCCTGTATGCTTTCAAGCCTTCAAATAATCCCTAATGacacacaagagaaaggagaaGACACTTATAATTcacacaaacaaataaaacaataagctttataaaatgatattaaaagGGCGGTTGCAATTCAATTTTCCAATCTTCAAAATGAAGGCATCAAGTATCCAAAATCCAGTCAAGGAAAGCGAGGCAGCTCGTCTACAATCACTATCCCCCCTTAAATTCTTTCCATTTTTAGTTAACAATGGTCTAGATTTTGGAGTCAAAATTCTCAAATTGTGAAGAAAAGCCTGGACTGGGATTAAAAATGAAGCAAGAAATAAACGAAAATGTTTAGGCTTAATGGTCTCATCTATCTTGAACTCGTAACTTCTGCAGATCCATCCTTTACTTGTAGAGGTATCAATTTAGCATATGAACCTTTAAATTTCTCTCAATTCTACCTAACCTTCAATTTGCATGCCATTGCCGATGTGTACTCATGCAAAATAGCTGTTGCTGAAATGGAAGCGACTTTAAATTAGAATGGCAAAAAGCTGATTTTTTGCCAAATTCTGGCAATTAAAGACAATGGGGAAGAAAACAAATCGTCTTTTTGATCATCTTTAACTACAAGAACTTGCCTAAGAAACCCAACATTTGATTACCTACTTAAAATCTCCTCCATGTCAACAGAAGTTATTCCATGTGTACAAGCCACGTCATGGATGTCCTATGCCTTTTGACCATGGGATAGAATTGGAAAAGATCAAAGAGTTTATAGACCAAAATGTTACACATTTTAAGTAGAGGATGGATCTGGGAAATTTGACAAAGTTCAGGATAAATGAGATCAACCCAAGTTTTAAGACATTCTCCAGaagaaagaaacataaaatgaGGCAAGGGAAACGATACCATAATCCAAAAACACCACTTGACATTCTAGTGTAAATGGATCAcagaaaacttaaaaaataacaaactaCCACAAAGGAAACCAGGTATATCAGGAACCAAAATCAGATCTTAGATATATTAAACATACATAAGAAACCTATGGTAAAATGTTCTACTTTCTCTTTTTAGCCAAACAAATATGACCCAATCGTCTGAACAAGGCAGATACCAATACAGTAAAATGGTATAAATGTCCTACCTGGCCATAATTTAAGACTCCTGCTGAGGGAGACAACTCAATATTCCCAAAACGCTGTATTCCGCCACTAGAAAAGCTTCCATCTCGAACACATTTCATGATGTACATATAATCAGTGGGAACATATGCAAAACCAAGATTGTCCCAGTCTATGTCGGCTAATTCAGTAGTTTGGCTGCTGCATTTCAATCCAAGTCCATGATTAGGACATCATCAACCCCTAACCCATATTTCTTGAAATCCAATATGAATGAATCAGAGTTTCTGCTATCTGATCTAACAATAATTTGGATTGGTTAactcctttcttttatgctttTCAAGAAATGCTTTTCTTAACCGAGATAAAGAAACAGGTAGTTATAACCTTAATCTAAAGTATATGGTGTGGCGACATTGTAAAACAGAAGAAGCCAAGCAAGAACATTTCCCATGCTTTACAGCcaatattatattcttaatattgacATTAACATCATTGTACATTATGGTATTATGTTAAATGGCTAGTTATGAATAGTGACATGATCCTAATTAAAGGCCAAAGCAATTAAATTTGAAGGTCAAAATTCCTACTTTGATCAATTTCTTAAAAACTGCTAGCACTAAGAGAGAACGAACCCATAAGTATCAGAAACAATAGCGTCACGACTGAAAGGAGAGACAGCTTGCAAGGAGGCATTTGAAGAAGAATATGAAGGATTCTGCTTCCGTACctgcaaaaaaaattaaaaaaaaaataaatcaaaaagtatgaaaaagaaacaagtaAAAAATAGGAGCAACAAATGAAAAGAGTGT
The sequence above is drawn from the Ricinus communis isolate WT05 ecotype wild-type chromosome 7, ASM1957865v1, whole genome shotgun sequence genome and encodes:
- the LOC8267663 gene encoding branched-chain amino acid aminotransferase 2, chloroplastic isoform X2; amino-acid sequence: METSAVLGSLHTNYLISPSRNASFLLPHRPLHFSPSSVPLSFKVRKQNPSYSSSNASLQAVSPFSRDAIVSDTYGQTTELADIDWDNLGFAYVPTDYMYIMKCVRDGSFSSGGIQRFGNIELSPSAGVLNYGQGLFEGLKAYRKEDGNILLFRPEENALRMKIGAERMCMPSPTVEQFVEAVKATVLANKRWVPPPGKGSLYIRPLLMGSGAVLGLAPAPEYTFLIYVSPVGNYFKEGVAAINLIVEHELHRATPGGTGSVKTIGNYAAVLKAQSVAKAKGYSDVLYLDCVHKKYLEEVSSCNIFIVKDKVISTPAVKGTILPGITRKSIIDVARSQGFQVEERPVAVDELLDADEVFCTGTAVVVSPVGSITYMGRRVSYGESGFGAVSQQLYTVLTRLQMGLTEDRMNWTIELN
- the LOC8267663 gene encoding branched-chain amino acid aminotransferase 2, chloroplastic isoform X1, with the translated sequence METSAVLGSLHTNYLISPSRNASFLLPHRPLHFSPSSVPLSFKVRKQNPSYSSSNASLQAVSPFSRDAIVSDTYGSQTTELADIDWDNLGFAYVPTDYMYIMKCVRDGSFSSGGIQRFGNIELSPSAGVLNYGQGLFEGLKAYRKEDGNILLFRPEENALRMKIGAERMCMPSPTVEQFVEAVKATVLANKRWVPPPGKGSLYIRPLLMGSGAVLGLAPAPEYTFLIYVSPVGNYFKEGVAAINLIVEHELHRATPGGTGSVKTIGNYAAVLKAQSVAKAKGYSDVLYLDCVHKKYLEEVSSCNIFIVKDKVISTPAVKGTILPGITRKSIIDVARSQGFQVEERPVAVDELLDADEVFCTGTAVVVSPVGSITYMGRRVSYGESGFGAVSQQLYTVLTRLQMGLTEDRMNWTIELN